One window from the genome of Nitrospirota bacterium encodes:
- the ruvX gene encoding Holliday junction resolvase RuvX, whose product MRVMGLDVGDKYIGLAVSDAIGLTAHGLTTVERDSRCIGKLIEIIEEYEVTSIVVGIPKMLNGSIGVQGEKVLKFIEELKGAIDLPIFQWDERLSTVAAERVLLEADLSRKKRKGLRDKVAAIIILQSYLDSRPAALREARQGGS is encoded by the coding sequence ATGAGGGTAATGGGCCTTGATGTAGGCGATAAATATATAGGGTTAGCTGTGAGTGACGCAATCGGCCTTACAGCTCATGGGCTTACCACTGTCGAGAGAGACAGCAGGTGTATAGGGAAATTAATAGAAATTATTGAAGAATATGAGGTTACATCCATTGTTGTCGGTATCCCGAAGATGCTTAACGGGTCTATAGGTGTCCAGGGAGAAAAGGTGTTAAAATTTATAGAAGAGCTTAAGGGGGCGATAGATTTGCCAATTTTTCAATGGGATGAAAGGCTGAGTACAGTAGCTGCCGAGAGGGTCCTCCTTGAAGCAGATTTGAGCAGAAAGAAGAGGAAAGGCCTCAGGGATAAAGTTGCTGCAATTATTATTCTGCAAAGCTATTTGGACAGCAGGCCTGCCGCGCTTCGCGAAGCGAGGCAGGGGGGGTCATAA